One Zingiber officinale cultivar Zhangliang chromosome 10B, Zo_v1.1, whole genome shotgun sequence genomic window, AATATAGCTAATACAAGTTTAAGCATTGGCACATAACCTGCCATGATTAGGTAACagtgattaaaaaataaatcaacaaatccattgtaatatgttcatttgttttttttttttttgaaatatttgcaAGGCCCTTGCATACTCCATAGTATCTCAAATTATCAATCAGATGCATTTATCTGATTATTTTATGTGCAATCAATCCAGAAAAAAACAATGACACAACAACTCTGCAAATGATGTCTGGTTAAGAAAGCTCACCCAATAAAAATCAATTATGAAGTTCCCTAATGAACCAGAATCCGAAGAAGATGGTGCCAAATGACCCTTTGGAGAAAAACATCTCAAATTAGGAACAAAGGATAGTAATAACCATAGGAAAAGCTAGATTGAAATTTACAGAAGCTCACTTTCAAGTATAACAAAATGCAGAACACTAAGCTTCCCACAATAAGTGCTGAATAAATTTCTCCCAGGTGATCATACACGACTGCTGGGTTGAAGATTCCAAACCTTCAAAGATAATTCAAGAAGCACTGGTCATAGTTAAAAGTTAGAAGTAtgttaaaataaagataaatacaCATGAATTGCCAACCGACGTCAAAAAATGTGCATACatgtagaggaaaataagagatgcAACTAGGTGTCTAAAAACCACTCATCTAACTCCCTGCAGAGAAACAAAATCCTATGTATGCACAACAATACGAAAAAGTATGAAATTAAACCATTTAATTACATACTTGAGGTATGAGCTAAACATAGGAGATTAACAAATTTAGCAATAACAATGGTAATCATCATGGCGACTTATCATTAATACTATCAATTTTCTAGGAAGAGATGTGGAAACTTACAGGAACATGTAACCACAACCAAATATGTAAATGTGGTGTTTCAGCACGTTGAATATGTTGCATACGTAACTCATCATCATCGTTAAGTCATATTAGTTCCACTTATTCAAGGTCGGTTGTCTTGATCTTAACCATCCATTAAGCTCTATGCAAGTTATATCATTGGCAATATTCAAAtctataaaatcattttaattacaTTAACAAAGATTTCCTTTTTCCCTCTACCCCTTACATCTTTGACTCTAATCAATCCAAATACTTGAGAGTTTATGCACTTTACTAACAATATTCAGTCATTGTCTGCATGACTTTATGGCCCTGTATATGCTTTGTAAACCTTGATCACAAGATAGAACTTTACCAATGTGCTATTAAATTTGGAAAAAGTGGCATACTTGTAGCCTTTTAAGTGATATGCtagtatataaaataaataagactGCCATTACCTTCAAAATTTACAACAAATAGCAATCAGACCAATCTCCATAGCTTGTGTTTTCCAAAACAGAAATTGGAAAAGATAAATTTCAAgttgaagataaaaaaaaaaaaattggagaaaAGAACATAGAGATGTGAAGATAATCAGGTACTTAGTGAATCATACAGATTTAGCACTATATATTTTCAAAACACTCACCACCAAAGGCCGAGGTAAGTTACTAATGTTACAGCATAAGCTAGTAAGCCATTTTCCTGTaatcaaaagaaagaaagaacttaTGTTAACAATGACTTCATATTGTTCAAAATGTATAGTCTCCTTAAGAGAAGGAAAAATAGACCTTGGGATCTCTAAGCTGCTAGACTGAAGTATTTGCATTGAGAAATTCTATAAATGAGGTGTCCTTTTACCACACGATCATTATATTACAACATCCTATCTATTATTCCATAAGttgaaattaaaaattccttatctGCTAACAAAATCAATCTGACATTGATGTAAATGTAATTTCAAATCTACTAGCTATTTGTTTTTTTAAGAATACTTATCACAAGTAGATAAATTaacaagaaagaaatcaaaaactTATACAATGATATATGGTCTTGAATGACTGTGACCAAATAGTTTATTAGACTATACATTTCTTGATACCTAACAAACAACACATGTAATTCAAGGTCATGTACACTCTTCATCATCATTATTATCACCACCAAGTCATGTAAGTCCTAACTATTTTGAGACCAGATTGCATGAATCTTATTCCATGATTGGAATCTACGTGAGGTTATATTAACAGAATCATTGGATCTCTTAGATCACTTTTTAATTACGTTAACTAGAGTTCCTTTTGGACCATAAGACCATCACAACATATTTTCTTTCATTCTACAATCTATTAGAATTACAGCTAGTTGCTCATGCAGGGTAGACTCATATCCATCTTAGCACTCATCTCTACTATATTAACTTTTTTGACATGTCATTTTCTAACTACTCAATACTCTAATCCAatacatatatataatatggtgaaattttcttttaaaaattcaggTGAAGACAATGATCATAAATGAttccaaataatttttaagcAATAGAGTGCAGAATACCCACATCAGTACATAATTCAAAAGGTCATTTATAACCTTTCAGAGGATCACTTTATACTAACAGTAATTGCGCATAAACAGGGGCCTCAACCGAATGGAGCAGGAAGTATTTATAAGATCAAGCATtgctttaattttataaatattctttaAACAAAAAGGGATGTGAACGGCATTTCTGAGGTGTTATGTCAGTAATTAACACAAACCTTGTAGACAGGTATATTTCCATTAGGAGAGATTGGACCTTCAACCCTCTTCCCAGGAAGTGCAAGCTGGAGTATGGCTTCAAAAGCACCAAAACAAGCAATTATCTTCCAAGCAATGAGGGAAGGTGCAGGCCAGATATTTTTGAGACCCTGCAGTCCATGTTTCCTAAAATATTCAAAGGTTTGCAGGACAGATCCATCAGCATGAACCATCGTATACCATCTGCGTCAAAGAACAGTGACATGAGCAATATGATCATTGCATCCAGAAAGTAATTAGATCCTCAACTCATTATTAAGAAAATAGCCTAAAGATATAAATAAAGAAGAGGATAACTGTACAAGGGAAAAAAGTATGGTTATCCATTAATGGATCGAACAAAAACACATGCTGTTTGAGAAACTTTGGCATCCGAGTATAATGAATTTTTACAAGTTTACCACTAAGGAAACATTAAAAAGGATCCAGATGGGCATGAGGTGACATATTTAGCTAACTCCTTTCCAAATTAACCAAGAAGCTAATAACTATAAATATAAAGTGATACCTCCAAAGAATTGAAGCATGAGCTTGATAAGGAATTAAAATTCTTAGTTGGAGACGAAATAGATAAACCAAAACTATGTGGCGGAGCCACGTTCATGGCTACCCGGGTAACCAACGACGGCGAAAAGGAAAATTACAGTGGAAGAAAGGGCAAAATTGAGAAAAATGGGCGGCCAGCCCGGCGCGGTGACGTCGGCGTCGGTGGCTAGCCAGGGGCGACGACGTCGACGTCATCAGCTAGCCCGGAGCGAAGACGTTGACAACGTCGGCGTCGGCGCTTGTGGCCCACACCCTGAGATCAGCCCGGGTAGATCACCTGGGCTGGCTCCGCCATTTAATGAGCATACGGTATGCTGAAAAGACGCCCATAGTCTGACAATTTGCAATCACCTAAACAAATCAGAGAGAAAGGGCAGGGAAAATGAAGAGCGAAGAGATCTTACAGCAGGATGACGAAGGGAGGGGCAAGCGTGAGGAGCGAGACTATGGAAGTGTAAGTGACGATAGGTGAATGCACTGTCTTCGTTTCCCCCATCTCCGTCGTCCTCCTCTCTGCCGATGCTGGTGTCGAACTCGCTTCACTGCTGAGATTTTTTTATTAGAACGACGCAGCGCAGACGAGATCCATTCACTCTGTTCCCATCTTCGGAGAAATTGACCCTTTCCGATGATTCACCTCATACTTTTTCCTATTCACAAGAATGCCACTACCGTCATGTACTTACATCGTCGTCTATATCATTGTGACGATGAGTTTATATCCATGTTATAGACATGGCATTTCGGTGTTACAAGAAAAACACGGAATTGGCGACGAAAGGGCTACCCGCAGGTAAAACAGAAAAATAACAGAAAGTCGTTCGCACGGAACGGGTTCGAAGGAACAGAAAGTTGTCTGTAGGAATAAGCCATTTCGTAACGGCTTCAAAACAACAGAAACTTGTTTGCCAGCATGGAGAAGCAAAGCCATTCCGCGCCCACTAACGCTTTACATGTGAATACTTGTACAATTCATTTTAAAGTTTATtactaaatataattaaaacaatAGATAATTTATACTTCAAAAAAGAAGTATACGGAATATCAATAATAAATCAAAGGTCCAATCActtatttttagataatttatttttttctttaaagggTTTAACTAAATGGTTTTTGTAAATTTCTCTCCCATCCCTCTGACGCAGCccctttttttttcaattttatcttCTGTATAAATAACCTTTATACTCCTAACTTTtttacttataatttttttaaaattttattcatgtttatttagttttatttttttaatcaattttatttattaaattttttattttatactggtatttttttaattttttttaatttttatttagttttatttttttaatcaattttatttattatttttttattaatttttttttattttttatataatttttaatttagtcagaatctctctatttctttaaattaatttcctaattcGACATTTTAATTATTCTCATCTAATCCTTAATACATGTCAAAACCCCTCCTCCCTTAAAATTACTCCTCTCCAACTCTCAacaacacatgtcaaaatctctgactctctttaaattattcacccttcaactcttgacatatATCAGAACATCTCCTCCTTTTAAATTATCCACCATCTAACTCTTGACACGTGtcaaaactttctttttaaattatCTCCCTTTCAACCCATGACATATGTCAAAACATCTCTTccatttaaattgattaaaatttctatttttatatattttatgtattttttattattacataatatatatatatatatatatatatataatttttattttcatccctatttttatatttttaaattttttataaataataattcataaaatctacaactaaataataaacaaaaattacaaacatataataaaaaacaaattattcaaaaataataaaactataaaaaaaaattgataaaaaaactgattaaaaaaataaacccaataaaaaaaagaaacaaaactttaaaaaaatggacaagaaaataaggaaaggatataaagataaaaaataaataggacGGGAAGATGAAAGTGTAAGAGAGGTGGGAAATGCGGCTCTAAATGTTTTTCTATCTCTTCCTATAATTTATCCTTTTTCAATTTAGCAAAAATctaacaattttttttcttcacaaTTTTAAAAGAGCTTATCTAATTTAGAAAtgtgaagaaagaaaataaaatttaaatatggttaaaaggaattttaaataaatagataGATCCTCtaatagattttaaaatataagttttgatAAAAGCATTGAAaccgaaataaaaaaaatatgtaataaatatttaaatcgtAAAAAATAATATCACTTTGCCAAATAATACAGCATTAGGAAATGGTTCAGGTGGCCCACCCACCTTCACCGCCATTTAATAAACAAATACCGTCAGTAAGCACCAGTAAACCAGGCAGTGGGCCCCGGTATCTTCATCGTCTTTTGACTTCTGCTATCGTACCTTCTCAAGCACGACCCGCAGTTTAGTGCGAGCTACGCAACTGACCCATATTCGATTCCGGTGGGACCCGTTATATTTCTTCGGGTATGGATTAGGAAGACGTAGACTTCAATCCCCGGATTTCAAAACGCTCTTCAATCCAACCCAATTAATTACGAGCCCGCTACACGACAAAGACTGCCACTTGATACGCACCGGCCGCTTGCTCAATTTTTTTTCGGTTTTTTCTTCAACgaagaaaatattttacaaaaaacAAAACCTCTCTCCTCGTCGAAAGGCAGCGGAAGAGAGCCCACGAATCGAACAACATGGGAAAGGGGATCGAGGAGACGGCCGAGGCCTGCACTGAGACGGCGTCACATTGCGGCGGCTCCAGAGATCGGGATGCAGGCGGAGGGAGTGTGGCGGTGCTCTCCTTCGTACGTGACGATGAGCATCGAGGGGTCATCCGGCGCACGCTCGACGTGCTTCCTCGCAGGGCAGCCACGCAGGGTGCTGCACTTGTAGTAACCCCTGCGGTTTGAAGAGAGTAAGATCGATCCGTGCCAGTTTGATCGGGATTAGACGGAGCGGAGCTGGGAAAGGAGTTACCTTGGATATGGGGATCCCTTGATGGGCTTCTGCCCGTATTTGCGCCACGAGTACTCGTCGCCGGCTGGGATATTCGCCGCCTTCAAATCAGCCGCAGGCACGCGGATCGTGTGTTTAACACGCAGTTTCCTGCTTAATCGAGGATTAATTCGTTAGGGGCTAACTGATGTATAAATTGGCACAGGATTGGATTTCGAGATGGCTCTATTCACCTTCGCTTGGAGCAGTGGCAACGAGCACCGGGAACAGCGTATTTTCCAGCTACTTGCTCCGATTGGGTCTGGTCGTGCTCGTGGCACCTCCGCTTATTCGTGGATGAGATAGGCGGCTTCCCAGCCGATGCAGCAGAGAGAGGGTGGAGGAGAGAGGACGGTCCGAGCGTACAGTTCGACACGCTGCCGTCACCTGTGACGGACGACACGAACGACGACGTGGCGGACGGCATCGGTGTCGACATGCTGAAGCACTCCCTAGCCGAGGCGGTGACCGGCTTCGTGAAGTCTAACGTCAACGACTGCGGCGGAGGCAGGAGCGAGAGCGGGTGGTTTGGGGGCTTGACGCTGAGCGGGATCGGAGCAAGAGCAATCGTCTTCGTGGCTGCGGGTGGAGACGGTTCCGGCAGAGGAGGCTGCGGCGGCGCAGTGGGGCCTCGGCGGAAGCGAGCGTGGCCAGTGCGGTTGAGGATGGAGATGACCTTTTTGAATTTGGAGACGGCGTGACCAGCGATCTCGTGGCAGTCGAGcggttgctgctgctgctgctggagCGAAAGTTGCTGGATCAGATGCTCCATGGAGCGGATGCCGGCGGAGGCTGCTTCCTGGATGGCGATCTGGTTGTCTATCTTGGAATATCTCATCAGATCGACGGCCATCGAGCGCCGGCCGAACGAATCTCTAACAAACGAGCAACACGAGAAAGACGGAAGAAGGGAATGGCGGAGCAAGGAAGATGGAATGTTTTATAAAGAGGACGACTAAGATTCGAGTCAAAGGCAGCCTTACATCCAACGGCTGATACCGCTCACTTTCTCCTCGTGATTGTATTCAATTTTGGATAtcgctttttcttcttcttctttctgccaACACGCACCCGACTCTTACCATTTCTTCTATTTGCTAGACAAGTTGTCGCCGTATGCAGGACCCATTGTGCAACAAGGAGAAGATATTGAGTTGAGTTTTGAGGCTATTGGTCCACAAATTAGGTGGACAACAAGTGGGGGTGGACTTCCTCGTCCTGcgtgtttaattaaaaataaaataaaataacgaaGAATATCTATAAAGAAATCAAGGAAAAAAATGATCCACGTATTCATCGCTTACCCATCTTCCACCTCCGACGTCGACCGTTGAGTGAAATCATTGGCCTGACAGCTGTTCCTTTTTCTCAAGATCACATGTTTGAAAATTATCTCAGTCGTAGTagacttttatctttaattttggCTGCTGCTGGTCTTGTAATCTTATTCAATATTTTATTAGAAGTCTATCCGTTGTAATTtactattatatttaatttaatgcGTTTATTAAGATTTAAATAAGTTAATGCGGAAATAAAATATGGTGGATGGCACACTGAACTCAGCTGTAGCGTTGACCATAATCGATGTCTGAGTTTGACGTTTAattaatgaaaataaaataacagTACTGCCATTATGATGTGGACGGAAAATAATGAAGGATAAGAGACAAACGTCAAAGCGGGGCCCGAACGTTGGCGTGAAACAGACGGCCATTATAATTGAATACCCAAATTTGCACCTTCGCTGATGGCCAAAAGAGAGGGGTTGAGTTACTACGTTCTGCCTTGGGGGATATTCCGGTTTTTCTTCGTGGATCTACAGACAGCCCACTTGAATGAGCCGGATTATAATTGATGATGGCACAACAGACAACAGGCTCATGTCACATGAAATATCTGATCGAATTACCTCCCCCCCCCCCAAATAGTTCATTTTGATAAAGTACAGGAAAAAAATCTTCCtttgactaattatgatttttttttatttatcttcttaTAGATGATCGTATTCCATCTTTTActataaatatattatcaaatttCTCTGCTGTCATTAATATTACAAAATTGAATAAGGAAATGGTAATAAGCTCCATAAGTTTTGCCGAAGATGGATTCCAAGGTTTGGCGGCTTCGTGTTTTGCCTTGTTCCGGCGATTTGAAGCTCCTTCCTCGTTTGTCTTCCTATTCTTACCTTTGTGGAACCTCTTTATGGGAAAGAAGCGCATTTTTTTGGCCTTCAAAAGCAGTGATCTTGGCAAATGGCAAGTAATGTTCTTTTAATATTATCAAGCAGAAGTTACCTCAACTGGGAAGGTTTTGAGGGGATCTCTGCTTATACCTAATCCCCGTTTCAATCTGGGCCGCTTCTTTGAGGTTTTTATTCCCATGGCAGCCATGGACAGTTTTAGGAGGCCGCTAGCTTCCTTGGTTGTCCGATCAATAAGATATTCAGGAACCTCACGTAGATGAGATGGAGGAGCCTTCTTGCTCAGCAACTTGTCATGCTTTAAAAGATCGACTCATAAAATACAGAAGATAAATTgctaataatataaacttaaaatacAAAGAACTATAAATCTTTGATCTTTACCCAAATCTTTCGGATTATGTTCAAAATGAGCCTTCAACCTGAATGATGACAAAGACAAAAGACTTAACCTGGAAGACAACCGACCATCATAAAAGGTTGAAAATACCAATTGAGAGAGACGAGAGAGATTGAACATTGCGGAGTTCGTTTGCTATCAGGGCAGCATCACTCTAATATTTTAAATGTCTGAACCACTGTATATAGTTCATCTGCTTTCAAGGCAGCATCCTCTCCTAAGGATACCTGCTAGTGCCAGAAGATAGAATAGAAAATAACATCATTTATGATTATTCGCCTTTCAGAAGTATTAATCCTTCAGTAAGTATCAaggatcattaaaaaaaaaactagcttAGATTCCATGAGGAAATAACCAAGGGACTGTTGTTTTAATGAACAGATGACATGATTCCTATTCTTGTGACAAGTAAAAGAACATTTCTGGGTCATTGCAGAACTTATTGCAGTATTTAAATCTAATAGAGTGAAATGCTTACAAGGGAGACAGATACACCAGTGTTAAATGCTCTTCCTGTTCGTCCAATCCTGTGAATGTATCCAGCAGAGTTTTCTGGCATGTCAAAATTGATTACCTGTAGTGAGGCATAACATAGCCTGATAGATGtataaaaaaatctcaaattgaCTTGATTCCAAAAAGAAGAGTAAACGTTTTTATTCTGCAAAAAGATAAAAACATTAATCTGGATAGATAATAGGTCACTGCATGGAGAATCTTAGCAAGGCAAGTCCAAAGATGCCTACGAGATTAAATAGTTAATTTGGCCATCCTTCTGTACGTTCCATGCTTACATCTGATCAATCACAAAATTCCATCTCACAAGTTTAACAGGGTCATGAAAATAAGGTTCAATATTGTGCAAATTTTTTGTTTGTGTAAAGAAAAACAATTAGCCGACCCGTCTAGTGGGTGGGATAAAACTTAGTTGTTGTTTTCAAGAAAAACAGACATGAAAATTTAGAGTTTGACACTGTCATGAAAATAAGGCAAGTCCACTAATCTTTCGGAGAAGTATgctaataatataaacttaaaatacAGAAGATAAATTgctaataatataaacttaaaatacAAAGAACTAGGGACTGTTGTTTTAATGAACAGATGACATGATTCCTATTTCTTGCGACAAGTAAAAGAACATTTCTGGGTCATTTCAGAACTTATTGCAGTATTTAAATCTAATAGAGTGAAATGCTTACAAGGGAGACAGATACACCAGTGTTAAATGCTCTTCCTGTTCGTCCAATCCTGTGAATGTATCCAGCAGAGTTTTCTGGCATGTCAAAATTGATTACCTGTAGTGAGGCATAACATAGCCTGATAGATGtataaaaaaatctcaaattgaCTTGATTCCAAAAAGAAGAGTAAACGTTTTTATTCTGCAAAAAGATAAAAACATTAATCTGGATAGATAATAGGTCACTGCATGGAGAATCTTAGCAAGGCAAGTCCAAAGATGCCTACGAGATTAAATAGTTAATTTGGCCATCCTTCTGTCCGTTCCATGCTTACATCTGATCAATCACAAAATTCCATCTCACAAGTTTAACAGGGTCATGAAAATAAGGTTCAATATTGTGCAAATTTTTTGTTTGTGCAAAGGAAAACAATTAGCCAACCCGCCTAGTGGGTGGGATAAAGCTTGGTTTTTGTTGTCCAGGAAAACAATTGTGACATGAAAATTTAGAGTTTGGCAAGGTGATGAAAATAAGGCAAGTCCACTAATCTTTCAGAGAAGTATGCATTTGGAATATGTGGTAACACGTGCTAATCTTGTATGGAGAAAATAACTGAAATGTCCAAGAATGTGGAAGACAGTACGTGAGTAAAGTAACATTTGCAGCCATCAACATACCGTAAATACATTCTTGAAGTCAATTCGTCTGACACCTCCAAACTCTCCATCTACTTTGTGCCTTGCTTGTTTTTTAGATTTCTTTGATGACATTTTATTTTCCCTCTCCTTTGGCTCCTTCTCCTTTGTCTGGCTGTCATCTGCTGCTATTAAATGATC contains:
- the LOC122030293 gene encoding DEAD-box ATP-dependent RNA helicase 16-like isoform X1, with amino-acid sequence MSSKKSKKQARHKVDGEFGGVRRIDFKNVFTVINFDMPENSAGYIHRIGRTGRAFNTGVSVSLVINFDMPENSAGYIHRIGRTGRAFNTGVSVSLQVSLGEDAALKADELYTVVQTFKILE
- the LOC122030293 gene encoding DEAD-box ATP-dependent RNA helicase 16-like isoform X3 — translated: MSSKKSKKQARHKVDGEFGGVRRIDFKNVFTVINFDMPENSAGYIHRIGRTGRAFNTGVSVSLKTLLDTFTGLDEQEEHLTLVYLSPFRYP
- the LOC122030112 gene encoding WRKY transcription factor WRKY51-like, coding for MAVDLMRYSKIDNQIAIQEAASAGIRSMEHLIQQLSLQQQQQQPLDCHEIAGHAVSKFKKVISILNRTGHARFRRGPTAPPQPPLPEPSPPAATKTIALAPIPLSVKPPNHPLSLLPPPQSLTLDFTKPVTASARECFSMSTPMPSATSSFVSSVTGDGSVSNCTLGPSSLLHPLSAASAGKPPISSTNKRRCHEHDQTQSEQVAGKYAVPGARCHCSKRRKLRVKHTIRVPAADLKAANIPAGDEYSWRKYGQKPIKGSPYPRGYYKCSTLRGCPARKHVERAPDDPSMLIVTYEGEHRHTPSACIPISGAAAM
- the LOC122030293 gene encoding DEAD-box ATP-dependent RNA helicase 16-like isoform X2, whose translation is MSSKKSKKQARHKVDGEFGGVRRIDFKNVFTVINFDMPENSAGYIHRIGRTGRAFNTGVSVSLVINFDMPENSAGYIHRIGRTGRAFNTGVSVSLVSLGEDAALKADELYTVVQTFKILE
- the LOC122030293 gene encoding DEAD-box ATP-dependent RNA helicase 16-like isoform X4; the protein is MSSKKSKKQARHKVDGEFGGVRRIDFKNVFTVINFDMPENSAGYIHRIGRTGRAFNTGVSVSLKTLLDTFTGLDEQEEHLTLVYLSPLYP